TATTATCGAGAGAAAAACATGAACATAATggtaagaatatatatatatatatataatgaactTTTAGGAAGAAAAGTAATAGTTAGTTAGCTTGGTATAACctataataaatttcataacccattaaagaaaagtaataatatacACACACAGGGTTGCAGTTTAGAGTAGGAGAAATAGCACATCCTCGATTTTAGCATTTccattaaactaaaataaggATGCAAAACAAAGCCTTCAGTTGATAAAGATACATCAACTAACCTTTCAAGGGGCCTGAGTTTATTGGCTTCTGCAACACTCTCACTGCAGGCATGCCATCCCCACCATCGTTTCCCATCCGCCACGATCGTTCCTTTTTCCTCTGTGGCTTCTTGTGGTGTTTATGAGAAGATGCCTTAGCCTTCTTTTCGGTAATAATGTTTGGCTTCGCAAGTCCATTAGCTAGATCAAATGAATCAAGATAATCAGCCACCTGTTCAAAACCAGGGCCGTTTTCACCATCATCTGAGTCTGAATCTGAATCGTGTGTAGCGGAGAGCTTGAGAGTCTCAGCATCTTCTTCCTGAATATGATCCTCATTGGACATTCCTGGGGGCAATTCATGGTGGGGAATCTTTCCATCAACGTAATCCTTCAAAATTTGGCGGGAAGCTCTAGTTTCGTCAGGCAATCCACTAGATGCAACATAACCTCGGGAGACGCAATATGCTTTCAAAAGTTCTGATGCTAGGGGTGGTTGAGATTGTGGCTCATAAGGTTTTGGTTTCGGCAATTTAATCTTGTACACATCCTCAATCACATGCCTTGGGACTCGATTGGCAACGACTTGAATAGCCTCCCTGTGCTCCGTCATTCTATCAATAGGCAATACTCCATAAGCAATCATTTCGTATCTTGAGCttgaaaatgaaggaaaaactAAACCAGGGCAATCACATAGTGTAAGCTTGTCGGATATAATCAATGTTTGGAAGTGCTTTGTCTTCCCAGGAGTAGAGGTGACTCCTGCCCGTTTTTGGCCAACTAAAGCATTAATTGTCGAGCTCTTTCCAACATTTGGATACCCAACAAATCCCACCATGACGCTACCTGgtgattttttattcatttttcctcCTTGAGAAAGATTATCGGACCGGCTTGTAGAGTTAGTGCTCGATGTTCTCCTCTCAACAATCTGCTCAGCCTCGTACTGCAAACGAGCCAGAAGCTCGTCTCGAGCATATATTTTCGTATCAGGATCATCCACACCATTCTGGGGTTCATTTGTGTTCCACTGGGTGCTAAGTTTTTTCCCATCCAGAGTGGCAGAGGCAGCTTTAGCtgaccaaaacaaatataatatatcgTGCTGACTGAAAAACTCTGCCCATTTCTTCCTGTTCATAAGTAACATGGaatgtttatttgttaaaagattGCACTAAAACATAGAGAATAACATTCCACTAGTGATTGATAACCTGACTGAATAAGACAGCAGATCTGCCTTGTTGACAAGAAGCATTGTCCTCTTGTGTTGATCAACTTCTCTTGCATATGCCTAAATGAACAAAACCAGGCCATA
This is a stretch of genomic DNA from Cucumis sativus cultivar 9930 chromosome 4, Cucumber_9930_V3, whole genome shotgun sequence. It encodes these proteins:
- the LOC101217674 gene encoding GTPase LSG1-2: MGKNDKMGLGRALVKQHNQMIQQSKEKGRFYKSQQKKVLESVTEVSDIDAVIQQADEAERLFSIDNPTPNFLINLDGSSSISEMTPAERREQQKIEEALHASSLRVPRRPPWNARMSAEELDDNERQSFLIWRRSLARLEENENLVLTPFEKNLDIWRQLWRVVERCDLLVMVVDARDPLFYRCPDLEAYAREVDQHKRTMLLVNKADLLSYSVRKKWAEFFSQHDILYLFWSAKAASATLDGKKLSTQWNTNEPQNGVDDPDTKIYARDELLARLQYEAEQIVERRTSSTNSTSRSDNLSQGGKMNKKSPGSVMVGFVGYPNVGKSSTINALVGQKRAGVTSTPGKTKHFQTLIISDKLTLCDCPGLVFPSFSSSRYEMIAYGVLPIDRMTEHREAIQVVANRVPRHVIEDVYKIKLPKPKPYEPQSQPPLASELLKAYCVSRGYVASSGLPDETRASRQILKDYVDGKIPHHELPPGMSNEDHIQEEDAETLKLSATHDSDSDSDDGENGPGFEQVADYLDSFDLANGLAKPNIITEKKAKASSHKHHKKPQRKKERSWRMGNDGGDGMPAVRVLQKPINSGPLKG